The Prevotella sp. E9-3 genome has a window encoding:
- a CDS encoding twin-arginine translocase TatA/TatE family subunit, giving the protein MYTNLLLIGGIGLNEIIIIALVVLLLFGGKKIPELMSGLGKGVKSFKDGMNGQEQKNDTNKPSETEPKA; this is encoded by the coding sequence ATGTACACAAACCTTTTACTTATTGGAGGCATCGGTCTCAACGAAATCATCATTATTGCCTTAGTTGTACTACTGTTGTTTGGAGGAAAGAAAATCCCTGAACTCATGAGCGGACTGGGCAAGGGTGTAAAGAGTTTCAAGGACGGCATGAACGGTCAGGAACAGAAAAACGATACTAACAAGCCATCAGAGACTGAGCCCAAAGCCTGA
- the tatC gene encoding twin-arginine translocase subunit TatC, translating to MNSEQATFWDHLDELRSVIIRSLVVVMIAAVVAFCLKEWLFGVVLAPRSSDFITYRLLGIDNHFQLSLMNTGLTEQFMVHMRVALYAGLLLASPYILYQLFGFVAPGLYQNERKAATWIAVSAYAMFILGTVVDYLLIFPLTVRFLGTYQVSPDVMNMLTLQSYIDTLISMSFVMGVVFELPVVCAILGKMSLINSNMMSRYRRHAVVAILVVSAIITPTTDAFTLLVVALPIWLLYEVSILLVRLNK from the coding sequence ATGAATAGTGAGCAAGCAACATTCTGGGACCATTTGGATGAATTGCGCAGTGTTATCATACGCTCTCTAGTAGTTGTAATGATTGCTGCAGTAGTGGCTTTCTGCTTAAAAGAATGGCTATTCGGCGTGGTATTAGCTCCTAGGTCAAGCGATTTTATCACTTATAGGCTATTAGGGATTGACAATCATTTCCAGTTAAGTTTGATGAATACAGGACTTACTGAACAGTTTATGGTTCACATGCGAGTTGCTCTTTATGCTGGATTGTTATTGGCTTCTCCTTATATACTCTATCAGTTATTTGGATTCGTTGCTCCTGGTTTATATCAAAATGAAAGAAAGGCCGCAACGTGGATAGCCGTTTCTGCTTATGCCATGTTCATCTTAGGCACTGTAGTTGACTATTTGCTCATTTTTCCACTCACTGTACGGTTTTTGGGTACCTATCAGGTGAGTCCCGATGTTATGAATATGCTAACTCTTCAGAGTTATATCGATACACTCATCAGTATGAGTTTTGTGATGGGAGTTGTCTTTGAGCTACCTGTAGTCTGTGCCATTTTGGGCAAGATGAGCCTCATTAACAGTAACATGATGTCTCGTTATCGTCGTCATGCAGTAGTGGCAATTCTTGTTGTTTCGGCCATTATCACGCCCACGACCGATGCTTTTACGCTTCTTGTCGTTGCCCTCCCTATCTGGTTGCTCTACGAGGTAAGCATCTTATTGGTACGATTAAACAAATAA
- a CDS encoding 4Fe-4S binding protein, with product MLRKIRITLATVFFIGLTLLFLDFTGTAHHWLSWMAKVQALEAVLAINIVVIALLAVLTLVFGRIYCSVICPLGILQDIFGWMGKKSKKNRYTFSSEKRWLRYGMLGIFIIAILVGVSSLMQLLAPYSAFGRIMTMLFQPLWKFINNVLAGIATHYESYAFYSVNVWMKSLPVLFIATITLIILAILAWRNGRTYCNTICPVGTVLSFLSRFSLFKIQFDEEKCRNCSLCTKNCKASCIDFKNHHVDYSRCVVCGDCIDSCKFGALKYKVRSGSFHTKKFKTDDFQKPGSRRSFLLSSALLATAAIAQEKEKVFDGGYTDLEDKVAPERQTPLTPPGSLSAQNMAQRCTGCQLCISECPNEVLRPSTDLMHLMQPVMSYERGHCRPECTRCSNVCPAGAIRPIDEEEKTSIQIGHAVWIKKNCIPLTDGVSCGNCARHCPAGAIEMVLSDPNDESSPRIPAINENACIGCGACEYVCPSRPFSAIYVEGHEVHRKI from the coding sequence ATGCTAAGGAAAATAAGAATTACATTAGCAACAGTGTTCTTTATCGGACTCACATTGCTATTTTTAGATTTTACGGGCACTGCCCATCACTGGTTATCATGGATGGCCAAAGTTCAGGCACTCGAAGCAGTGCTGGCTATCAACATAGTGGTTATAGCACTGCTCGCCGTACTAACACTCGTATTTGGCCGAATATATTGTTCAGTCATCTGCCCGCTGGGTATTCTCCAAGACATTTTTGGATGGATGGGCAAGAAGTCAAAGAAAAACCGCTATACCTTTTCATCTGAAAAGAGATGGTTACGTTATGGCATGCTGGGCATTTTCATCATCGCCATCTTAGTTGGCGTCAGTTCTTTGATGCAGCTACTTGCACCCTATAGTGCATTCGGTCGCATCATGACCATGTTATTCCAGCCACTATGGAAATTCATCAACAATGTGCTGGCTGGTATCGCTACCCATTACGAGAGTTATGCTTTCTACTCAGTCAATGTTTGGATGAAGTCATTGCCAGTGCTATTCATTGCAACCATTACACTCATTATTTTGGCTATTCTGGCATGGCGAAACGGTCGTACTTATTGTAATACCATCTGCCCAGTAGGCACCGTTCTTTCTTTCTTATCTCGTTTCTCACTTTTTAAGATTCAATTTGATGAAGAAAAGTGCCGCAATTGTTCGCTTTGCACTAAGAACTGCAAAGCATCGTGCATAGATTTCAAGAACCATCATGTAGACTATTCACGTTGTGTGGTGTGTGGTGACTGCATTGATAGCTGTAAGTTCGGTGCTCTGAAATATAAGGTACGATCTGGTTCTTTCCATACAAAGAAATTTAAGACAGATGATTTTCAGAAACCCGGTTCTCGCCGCTCTTTTCTTCTTTCTTCAGCCCTATTGGCCACAGCAGCCATTGCACAGGAGAAAGAGAAAGTTTTCGATGGCGGTTATACTGATTTAGAGGATAAGGTTGCACCTGAACGTCAGACTCCCCTAACCCCTCCTGGTTCTCTTTCTGCACAGAACATGGCCCAGCGTTGCACCGGTTGTCAGTTGTGCATTTCTGAATGTCCCAATGAAGTGCTTCGTCCTTCAACCGATCTGATGCATTTGATGCAGCCAGTAATGAGTTATGAGCGAGGCCATTGTCGCCCTGAGTGCACCCGTTGTTCCAATGTATGCCCTGCTGGTGCTATTCGTCCTATCGACGAGGAAGAAAAGACCAGTATTCAGATTGGTCATGCCGTATGGATCAAGAAAAATTGCATACCGCTTACCGATGGTGTAAGTTGTGGCAACTGTGCTCGTCACTGTCCAGCCGGCGCCATCGAGATGGTACTTTCTGATCCCAATGACGAGTCAAGTCCTCGCATCCCCGCTATCAACGAAAACGCATGCATTGGTTGTGGTGCATGCGAATATGTTTGTCCGTCCCGTCCATTCTCTGCCATTTATGTAGAAGGACATGAAGTACACAGAAAGATTTAA
- a CDS encoding aldo/keto reductase, with protein sequence MSASTATALVAACTGKRPEQKAAEEYKKQVEPPTGQMTYRKNLKGEDISLLGYGMMRLPTKVDNGDEFDQDMINRQVDYAIEHGVNYFDTSPVYCQGKSERCTGIALSRHKRSEYYVATKLSNFNPKFWSREASIEMYRNSMKELKVDYLDYYLLHAVGGSMDEFNNRYVNNGIMDFLLKEREAGRIRNLGFSFHGYKEVFDEVLAMHERYHWDFVQIELNYLDWDFANEINSRNVDASYLYSELQRLNIPAVIMEPLLGGRLANLPQYLANELKQRNPERSIASWAFRYAGTPEGVLTVLSGMTYMEHLKDNLLSYCPLQPLTPQEMTYLHDEVARKIVGLENIPCNDCKYCMPCPYGVDIPGIFVHYNKCKNEGILPGDTGDKSYRENRRKYLISLDRSVPRSRQADHCIGCRQCVSHCPQNIRIPHELHKLDQMIEELKRNS encoded by the coding sequence ATGAGTGCAAGCACTGCAACCGCTCTTGTTGCAGCATGCACCGGAAAAAGACCCGAACAGAAAGCTGCCGAGGAATATAAAAAACAAGTAGAGCCGCCCACAGGTCAGATGACCTACCGTAAGAATTTAAAAGGTGAGGATATATCATTGCTGGGCTATGGCATGATGCGTCTTCCTACTAAGGTTGATAATGGCGATGAGTTCGACCAGGATATGATTAACCGCCAGGTTGACTATGCCATCGAACATGGCGTTAATTACTTCGATACATCTCCTGTCTATTGTCAGGGCAAGTCTGAACGTTGCACCGGCATTGCTCTCAGTCGCCATAAGCGTAGCGAATACTACGTTGCAACAAAGCTTTCCAACTTCAACCCCAAATTCTGGAGTCGCGAGGCCAGCATAGAAATGTATCGCAACTCCATGAAAGAGCTGAAGGTTGACTATCTCGACTACTACCTGTTGCATGCAGTAGGCGGAAGCATGGACGAGTTCAACAACCGCTACGTCAACAACGGTATCATGGACTTTCTGCTCAAGGAACGTGAAGCCGGTCGTATTCGCAATCTCGGTTTTTCGTTCCATGGCTACAAGGAAGTGTTCGACGAGGTTCTGGCCATGCACGAACGTTATCATTGGGATTTCGTACAGATAGAACTGAACTATTTGGACTGGGACTTTGCCAACGAAATAAACTCACGTAATGTCGATGCCAGTTATCTCTATTCCGAACTGCAGAGATTAAATATTCCTGCCGTTATTATGGAACCGTTGTTGGGCGGCCGTCTGGCCAATCTCCCTCAATATCTGGCCAACGAATTGAAACAGCGCAATCCTGAACGCAGCATAGCATCATGGGCTTTCCGCTATGCTGGCACACCCGAGGGAGTGCTCACTGTTCTCAGCGGCATGACCTATATGGAGCATCTGAAAGACAATCTACTCAGTTACTGTCCGCTACAGCCTCTCACTCCTCAAGAGATGACTTATCTGCATGATGAAGTAGCCAGAAAGATTGTTGGTTTGGAGAATATTCCCTGCAACGACTGCAAATACTGCATGCCCTGCCCCTATGGTGTGGATATTCCAGGCATCTTTGTCCATTACAACAAGTGCAAGAATGAAGGTATTCTGCCCGGTGACACAGGTGATAAGTCTTATCGCGAGAACCGCCGCAAGTATCTGATCAGCCTGGATCGTTCAGTACCACGTTCCCGTCAGGCCGACCATTGCATTGGCTGTCGTCAGTGTGTATCGCATTGTCCGCAGAACATTCGTATTCCCCACGAACTGCACAAACTCGACCAGATGATTGAAGAACTGAAGCGGAACAGCTAA
- a CDS encoding DUF4249 family protein, translating to MIRRHLNKLVNVLRLYPLIAALMMMGCKKEIFFDYNEIEPVVVVEGRVTNEGTQVFVSKSRSMNDSVKARCLTGAVVTVTADGVERVVAYDEQKGCYASNLIGTPGTTYQLAVDFEGHHYEGTSTMPSVAPVLSAEFLWQPVLEEKLLAYEVWAVDPNPQERNYYWYRMDRTWHHPHFEGENHKEAYRWNAFDDRGCPPGKIYRDVMCMSERAAEEDEEENWKGILYEGDTITFQLMTIDRDTYEYFTSLRAGQGGGANPRTNLTGGCQGYFAAGSVSHADTLVFSKEIIKER from the coding sequence ATGATAAGAAGACATCTGAATAAGTTGGTAAATGTTCTGAGGCTATACCCCCTTATTGCTGCGCTGATGATGATGGGCTGCAAAAAAGAAATATTCTTTGACTACAATGAAATTGAGCCTGTTGTAGTGGTAGAAGGCCGTGTGACAAATGAAGGAACACAGGTATTTGTTAGTAAGAGCCGTTCCATGAATGATAGCGTGAAAGCTCGTTGTCTGACGGGGGCCGTTGTAACCGTGACTGCTGATGGAGTAGAGAGGGTGGTGGCTTACGATGAACAAAAAGGATGCTATGCTTCAAATCTCATAGGAACACCCGGAACAACTTATCAGTTAGCGGTTGATTTTGAGGGACATCACTACGAAGGAACTTCGACTATGCCTTCAGTAGCCCCTGTGCTATCGGCTGAGTTTCTGTGGCAACCCGTATTGGAAGAGAAACTATTGGCTTATGAGGTATGGGCCGTTGACCCGAATCCGCAGGAGCGTAACTATTATTGGTATAGAATGGATCGCACATGGCATCACCCCCATTTCGAGGGAGAAAACCATAAGGAGGCTTACAGATGGAATGCTTTCGATGATCGTGGATGTCCGCCAGGAAAAATCTATCGTGATGTGATGTGTATGAGTGAGCGAGCTGCTGAAGAAGATGAAGAGGAAAACTGGAAAGGCATACTCTATGAAGGCGATACCATTACCTTTCAACTAATGACTATCGATAGGGATACTTACGAGTATTTTACATCGCTCAGAGCAGGACAGGGTGGAGGCGCTAATCCACGAACAAACCTTACTGGAGGGTGTCAGGGATACTTTGCTGCAGGTAGTGTGAGCCATGCCGATACACTGGTATTCAGCAAAGAAATTATCAAGGAACGATAG
- a CDS encoding TonB-dependent siderophore receptor translates to MKRLFFFFLAFSSNVCIAQSDDVVMNDTLQEVTVTSRSVQKRVQEVQIGVEKVEIATLAKVPALFGEKDIIKSLQLLPGVKSESEGSGGYQVRGGTASQNLILLDGATVYNAGHVMGLFSTFNDDALMGGSLYKGLVPAQLGGGTSSVFDISTRTGDLNDYHFGGTIGLLSAKLYAEGPIQENKSSFLFAGRRSYLDLFLKATDDYKDNTLHFYDANLRLQFRISPQDVLSLSFFRGRDNMGLEELMNMEWGNILGAVNWLHTFNDHHYANTQLIYSNFISDVGIDMLNIYYTMKGFIRHATMRHSQVWNKKKHRVNYGLETTYLQLQSAEWDINLLHQREKRNAWMNALWVNDEWKISKKLELAAGLRLHMFSALGGAPYYQLDNEGNILETMNPESGRFVKTFADIEPRLSLKWSINKHHNLKMGYSRTSQDIHAISGSSLSMPFDRYTMTSNLVKPEQADQVSLGWTGITSTGDYDFSAETYFKNISNVYDYRDGKGFYSEIEIERLLLGGKGRAYGLELCAHKNNGPLTGWVSYTLSWSENKIEGINGGEWYTASNDRRHDVAVVGMYQLSPAWELAATWRYNTGQALTAPSAKYDINGNTYYYYAERNGYRAPDYHRLDLSATYRKKVDLSSSGRKQGEAIWSFGVYNAYWRYNPFMIRFKNDDKKETGTIAEQTSLFGLVPSVSFTLKY, encoded by the coding sequence ATGAAAAGATTGTTTTTCTTTTTTTTAGCTTTTTCAAGCAATGTTTGTATTGCACAGAGTGATGATGTGGTGATGAACGACACACTGCAGGAAGTTACTGTGACATCGCGTTCGGTTCAGAAACGTGTACAGGAAGTACAAATAGGTGTAGAGAAAGTAGAGATAGCCACACTGGCAAAAGTTCCTGCATTGTTTGGCGAGAAAGATATCATTAAAAGTCTGCAGTTGTTGCCTGGTGTAAAGAGTGAGAGCGAGGGCTCGGGAGGCTATCAGGTGCGCGGTGGAACGGCATCGCAGAACCTTATACTGCTTGATGGGGCAACGGTTTACAATGCCGGACACGTGATGGGACTGTTCTCAACCTTCAACGATGATGCGCTGATGGGAGGTTCGCTATATAAAGGACTGGTACCAGCACAATTGGGAGGTGGCACATCTTCGGTGTTTGACATCAGTACTCGTACGGGAGACTTGAATGACTATCATTTTGGAGGAACTATCGGACTACTATCGGCAAAGTTGTATGCTGAAGGGCCTATTCAGGAAAACAAATCATCGTTTCTATTTGCAGGAAGACGCTCGTATTTGGACCTGTTCCTGAAAGCTACCGATGACTATAAAGACAACACCCTGCATTTTTATGACGCAAACCTTAGACTGCAGTTCCGGATTTCACCACAGGATGTGTTGTCACTGTCGTTCTTCCGCGGACGTGATAATATGGGGCTGGAGGAACTGATGAATATGGAATGGGGAAACATCCTTGGCGCGGTGAACTGGTTGCACACATTCAATGACCATCACTATGCCAACACACAACTTATATACAGCAACTTTATAAGCGACGTGGGTATTGATATGCTCAATATCTACTACACGATGAAGGGGTTTATACGTCATGCTACCATGCGACACAGTCAGGTGTGGAATAAGAAGAAACACAGAGTGAATTATGGTCTGGAAACTACTTATCTACAGTTGCAATCGGCCGAATGGGACATTAATCTTTTGCACCAGCGCGAAAAACGCAATGCATGGATGAATGCCCTTTGGGTAAACGATGAGTGGAAAATAAGCAAAAAACTGGAATTGGCCGCAGGATTGCGACTGCACATGTTCTCAGCTTTGGGCGGGGCACCTTATTATCAATTGGATAATGAAGGAAATATACTGGAAACAATGAATCCCGAGAGTGGACGCTTTGTGAAAACCTTTGCCGACATTGAACCACGCTTGAGCCTGAAATGGAGCATCAACAAACACCACAATCTGAAGATGGGATACAGTAGAACATCGCAGGATATACATGCCATTAGCGGTTCGTCGCTGTCAATGCCTTTTGACCGTTATACAATGACCAGTAACTTGGTGAAGCCGGAACAGGCAGATCAGGTGTCGTTAGGATGGACGGGCATCACTTCAACAGGTGATTACGACTTTTCGGCAGAGACTTATTTCAAGAATATCAGCAATGTATATGACTATCGTGACGGTAAAGGCTTCTACTCAGAAATAGAAATAGAACGACTGCTGTTAGGTGGAAAAGGACGTGCCTACGGACTTGAACTGTGTGCTCATAAGAATAACGGACCTTTGACAGGATGGGTGAGTTATACGCTGTCGTGGTCGGAGAATAAAATTGAAGGTATCAATGGAGGTGAATGGTACACGGCATCAAACGATCGCAGACACGATGTAGCCGTTGTGGGCATGTATCAACTGTCGCCTGCATGGGAACTGGCTGCCACATGGCGCTATAATACCGGACAGGCTCTGACAGCACCATCGGCAAAATATGATATAAATGGTAATACATATTATTATTATGCTGAACGCAATGGCTATCGTGCTCCTGACTATCACCGACTGGACTTGAGCGCTACGTATAGAAAAAAAGTAGATCTCTCTTCCTCTGGCAGAAAACAGGGTGAAGCCATCTGGTCGTTTGGCGTTTATAACGCATACTGGCGTTATAATCCCTTTATGATACGTTTCAAGAATGACGATAAGAAGGAAACAGGCACAATAGCAGAACAGACTTCGCTGTTCGGACTGGTACCTTCGGTATCGTTTACATTGAAATATTAA
- a CDS encoding endonuclease/exonuclease/phosphatase family protein, with amino-acid sequence MLSLFLSIFLTFVELNCENLFDCRHDSLKNDTEFMPQGERHWTRTRYWTKLNLIGQEILSSADELPDIVALCEVENDTVMHNLTRRSLLRNAGYEYIITESPDTRGIDVALLYQPLRFLPLCYDYITVKLIKGMRPTRDILYIKGITQKLDTLHLFVVHAPSRYGGEKASRPFRMHVAQTLAKAIEPIKDGNIIITGDFNDYSDSKSLLYLESCGLTNITRHAKGKNGKAKATYRHKGEWNSLDHFLVSSSLLPKVKDVYINDDDYLLEEETMYGGYRPRRSFSGYRFHRDGFSDHLPLVLTLL; translated from the coding sequence ATGCTTTCGCTTTTTTTATCTATATTTCTCACATTCGTTGAACTCAACTGTGAGAATCTTTTCGATTGCAGGCACGACTCTCTTAAAAACGACACAGAGTTTATGCCTCAGGGTGAACGCCACTGGACTCGCACACGCTACTGGACGAAGCTCAACCTTATTGGTCAGGAGATTCTTTCGTCTGCCGACGAACTGCCCGACATCGTTGCTCTCTGCGAGGTAGAGAACGATACCGTGATGCACAACCTCACGCGACGATCGCTACTACGCAATGCCGGATATGAATACATCATCACAGAGTCGCCCGACACAAGAGGCATCGACGTGGCACTGCTCTATCAGCCGTTAAGGTTTCTGCCATTGTGCTACGACTACATAACGGTAAAACTGATAAAAGGCATGCGCCCAACGCGCGATATACTATATATAAAAGGTATAACACAGAAACTTGACACACTCCACTTGTTTGTTGTTCATGCACCAAGCCGTTACGGAGGCGAGAAAGCATCACGACCGTTTCGCATGCATGTGGCACAAACTCTGGCAAAAGCCATTGAGCCAATAAAAGACGGCAACATCATCATAACTGGCGATTTCAACGACTATTCTGACAGCAAGTCACTTCTGTATCTTGAGAGTTGTGGCCTAACCAATATTACGCGCCATGCAAAGGGCAAGAACGGAAAAGCCAAAGCCACCTATCGGCATAAGGGCGAATGGAACTCTCTCGACCACTTTCTTGTTTCTTCATCATTGTTGCCAAAAGTCAAGGATGTGTATATCAACGACGATGACTATCTGCTTGAAGAAGAAACCATGTATGGTGGTTATCGTCCGCGACGAAGTTTCTCCGGTTATCGCTTTCACCGTGACGGATTCAGCGATCATCTGCCACTCGTTCTAACGTTATTATAA
- a CDS encoding S41 family peptidase, translating into MKKTNLQLCANVFRRALILSAALFILCMPSLSKVIELSDSTLNDIELFKSAVQINEQNNAIFPVLMQCGFDKEYSLLKDSILIGISTHGMPADEAIGRYFYWFFKNFDRHTRCNTEFFGQLMPIGFVNYQEVIPQYDPQPIGCKVDEDTYLLRLPSCSGDAPTMDWLQGKKDEFLKSGCKDLILDLRGNVGGSDAYSLLFTEMMCDCCAMKDEQVMYLNSSENNKMLRNMYEANPDTTLLRVLNEADSTPAGTLINWNTILKGSDGYSPLVRKGAIIIDNFCASAGESPIRMVRNYSKNHAIVYGREHTMGADKSGNCNMIQLPGSNICITYPMCVDMAIRETCRNKTPGHAPDVIIPLPYPQQLTDNIDEWVLWVAKKMKE; encoded by the coding sequence ATGAAGAAAACGAATCTACAATTATGTGCAAATGTATTTAGAAGAGCTCTTATTCTAAGTGCTGCATTATTTATTCTCTGTATGCCATCCTTAAGCAAGGTTATTGAGCTGTCTGATTCCACTCTTAATGATATTGAACTCTTTAAGTCTGCCGTTCAGATTAACGAGCAGAATAATGCTATCTTCCCTGTCTTGATGCAATGTGGGTTTGATAAGGAATACAGCCTGCTGAAAGATTCAATTCTTATAGGAATCTCTACTCATGGCATGCCGGCAGACGAAGCTATAGGCCGATATTTCTATTGGTTCTTCAAAAATTTTGATCGTCATACACGGTGCAATACAGAATTTTTTGGTCAGTTAATGCCGATAGGTTTTGTTAATTACCAAGAGGTTATTCCTCAATATGATCCGCAGCCCATTGGGTGCAAAGTAGATGAAGACACCTATCTACTGCGTCTTCCGTCGTGTTCGGGAGATGCTCCAACAATGGACTGGCTGCAAGGGAAAAAGGACGAATTTCTAAAGTCTGGCTGTAAAGATTTGATTCTCGACCTCCGCGGAAACGTTGGTGGAAGCGACGCATACAGCCTGCTATTTACTGAGATGATGTGCGATTGCTGTGCGATGAAAGATGAGCAGGTTATGTATCTTAACAGTTCTGAGAACAACAAGATGCTCAGAAATATGTATGAAGCGAATCCTGATACCACACTTCTTCGTGTCTTGAATGAGGCTGACTCAACTCCTGCAGGTACTCTTATCAATTGGAATACTATTCTTAAGGGTTCTGATGGTTATTCACCTTTAGTACGCAAAGGTGCCATCATCATCGATAATTTCTGCGCCAGTGCAGGCGAATCGCCTATACGAATGGTTCGCAACTACTCCAAAAACCATGCCATAGTATATGGTCGTGAGCATACTATGGGTGCTGACAAGAGTGGCAATTGCAATATGATTCAGCTGCCGGGTAGCAATATTTGTATTACGTATCCCATGTGTGTAGATATGGCAATAAGAGAAACCTGCAGGAATAAAACTCCAGGACATGCCCCCGATGTCATCATCCCTCTTCCCTATCCCCAACAGCTGACCGACAACATTGACGAATGGGTACTTTGGGTTGCCAAAAAGATGAAAGAGTAA
- a CDS encoding Na+/H+ antiporter NhaC family protein, whose amino-acid sequence MNKSVQHKPSPLISVLPLVVLVALLALIISLFGSDSLSGGSQIALLMGMATCVFISMVFYRAPWKIFEQQINKTLGGISVTLLILLTVGMLSGSWMVSGIVPTLIYYGVQILSPQFFLIGACIICALVSLLSGSSWTTIATIGVALLGIGDALGISEAWTAGAIISGAYFGDKMSPLSDTTILASSTTHVDIFEHIRYMMFTTIPAFLITIVIFLVAGIGMDDSVQVQVAQYTEGLASTFNISLWTLLVPVLTGVLIARRLPSLIVLFLSAMMAGATALILQPHILQEIGTPSDLSQVGETAAIVRGLAITYYGATAVDTGYESLNDLVATGGMAGMLNTIWLIICAMCFGAVMVASGMIESITRKVISWIRNRLGLVASTASTGLFLNIATGDQFISIVLTADMFRHVYKKLGYEPRLLSRTCEDSATVTSVLVPWNTCGMTQSTVLGVPTMAYLPYCFFNLLSPLMTIIVAAIGWKIRKNTESAIVQAPTP is encoded by the coding sequence ATGAACAAATCCGTTCAACACAAACCCTCTCCACTTATTTCCGTTCTTCCACTGGTGGTACTCGTGGCACTGCTGGCACTGATTATCTCACTTTTTGGTAGCGACTCGCTCAGTGGGGGCAGTCAGATAGCGCTGCTCATGGGAATGGCCACTTGCGTGTTTATATCGATGGTGTTTTACCGAGCACCTTGGAAAATCTTTGAACAGCAGATCAACAAGACCCTGGGCGGTATCTCTGTCACCTTGCTCATACTGCTTACGGTGGGTATGCTGTCGGGCTCGTGGATGGTGAGTGGGATAGTACCTACATTAATATATTATGGTGTACAGATACTCTCGCCTCAGTTCTTCCTGATAGGTGCCTGCATCATCTGTGCATTGGTGTCGCTACTCTCAGGAAGCTCATGGACAACGATAGCAACCATTGGCGTAGCACTGTTGGGAATTGGTGATGCATTAGGTATTTCCGAGGCTTGGACGGCAGGAGCAATTATCTCTGGTGCCTATTTCGGCGATAAGATGTCGCCCCTGAGTGATACTACGATTCTGGCTTCATCGACCACGCATGTGGATATATTTGAACATATTCGCTATATGATGTTCACCACCATTCCGGCTTTTCTGATTACGATTGTGATTTTCCTGGTGGCAGGTATCGGAATGGACGATAGTGTACAGGTACAGGTGGCACAATATACCGAGGGACTGGCCTCGACATTCAACATCTCGCTGTGGACTCTCTTGGTGCCTGTGCTTACGGGTGTGCTGATAGCCCGCCGGTTGCCATCGCTCATTGTGTTGTTTCTCTCGGCTATGATGGCTGGCGCAACGGCACTGATTCTTCAACCACATATCCTGCAAGAGATTGGTACCCCATCAGACCTTTCCCAAGTGGGGGAGACGGCTGCCATTGTGAGGGGATTGGCCATAACCTACTATGGCGCTACGGCTGTAGATACAGGCTATGAATCGTTGAATGATCTGGTGGCTACGGGGGGAATGGCAGGCATGCTGAACACCATCTGGCTCATCATCTGTGCCATGTGCTTCGGCGCCGTGATGGTGGCCAGCGGTATGATAGAGAGTATTACGCGTAAAGTAATCAGTTGGATTCGCAATCGATTGGGCCTCGTGGCCTCTACTGCCAGTACGGGTCTGTTCCTGAATATTGCTACAGGCGACCAGTTTATCAGTATTGTGCTGACGGCCGATATGTTCCGCCATGTGTATAAGAAGTTGGGCTACGAGCCCCGTTTGTTGAGTCGTACCTGTGAAGACTCAGCCACAGTAACTTCAGTACTGGTGCCATGGAACACCTGTGGCATGACTCAATCGACGGTGTTGGGCGTGCCCACGATGGCTTATCTGCCTTATTGTTTCTTCAACCTGCTTAGTCCGTTGATGACTATCATTGTGGCAGCCATCGGATGGAAAATCAGAAAGAATACTGAGAGTGCAATTGTTCAGGCCCCAACCCCCTAA